The Henckelia pumila isolate YLH828 chromosome 2, ASM3356847v2, whole genome shotgun sequence genome includes a window with the following:
- the LOC140884029 gene encoding uncharacterized protein isoform X2: MFLRWIESTVLDFGDEIQKVSSWVRSIRDPWLCLLWHITHFLISLWYFILGLANGIESCLISTGALTRYKACDISKVQNLAVVFDSKEALQTIKVLDLLRWLADNGVKNVCLYDREGVLKHFKEALLLLLESEKISKESTSKPLLEQKQMSLEVISFSDGKLAVTKAANFLLEKHYLSVSKEKHLTESDMNDALGAIGYGGSEPDLMLIYGPARCHLGFPAWRIRYTEIVYMGPVKSMKFGSLIKAIHRFTMLHQNYGT; this comes from the exons ATGTTCTTACGCTGGATTGAATCAAC TGTATTGGATTTTGGAGATGAAATCCAGAAGGTTTCCTCGTGGGTCCGGTCG ATTCGTGATCCCTGGCTGTGTTTATTGTGGCACATCACACATTTTCTTATTAGTTTATGGTACTTTATACTGGGTTTGGCGAATGGCATCGAGAGTTGTCTCATCTCTACCGGCGCATTGACGAGGTACAAAGCTTGTGATATTAGTAAAGTTCAGAATCTGGCAGTTGTTTTTGACAGCAAAGAGGCTCTTCAGACAATCAAAGTTCTTGATCTATTGCGGTGGCTTGCAGACAATGGAGTGAAAAATGTATGTCTCTATGACAGGGAAG GAGTGCTGAAGCATTTCAAAGAAGCTCTCTTGTTATTGTTGGAAAGCGAAAAAATATCTAAG GAATCCACAAGCAAACCCCTTCTTGAGCAGAAACAAATGAGTTTGGAAGTGATTTCTTTTTCTGATGGGAAACTTGCAGTGACCAAAGCAGCTAACTTTCTGTTGGAGAAGCACTATTTGAGTGTTTCTAAAGAGAAGCATTTAACAGAGTCGGACATGAATGACGCTCTTGGAGCAATAG GTTATGGAGGCTCGGAACCTGATCTCATGTTGATTTATGGGCCTGCGAGATGCCACCTGGGGTTTCCGGCTTGGAGAATtcgttatactgagattgt GTACATGGGCCCAGTGAAGTCCATGAAATTCGGCTCCCTCATAAAAGCAATTCACAGGTTCACTATGCTGCATCAAAACTATG GTACATGA
- the LOC140883593 gene encoding HVA22-like protein k, translating to MSSEAGLRLLLCPLGSNIVVRTACCSVGIVLPVYSTFKAIEAKDQDEQQKWLLYWAAYGTFSVAELFTDKFLYWFPLYYHMKFAFLVWLQLPSVDGARQLYMNHLSPFLRRHQPRLDQLVGFLYGEMVKFVSNHEAEIKFAKTLLVKVLLSANDVVKEIIHPGQRRVGAAIEAPPESEDTSESEDGE from the exons ATGTCCAGCGAG GCTGGGCTTCGGCTACTTCTCTGTCCCCTGGGTTCTAATATTGTGGTTCGCACTGCGTG CTGTTCTGTGGGGATTGTCTTACCTGTATATTCTACATTTAAAGCCATCGAGGCAAAAGATCAAGATGAACAGCAGAAGTGGCTTTTGTATTGGGCTG CATATGGAACTTTCAGTGTTGCTGAGTTGTTCACAGATAAATTTCTCTATTG GTTCCCTCTCTACTATCATATGAAGTTTGCATTTCTCGTATGGCTTCAACTGCCATCTGTTGAC GGAGCAAGACAACTGTATATGAATCATTTGAGCCCTTTTCTTCGAAGGCATCAGCCAAGACTAGATCAACTTGTGGGCTTCTTATATGGTGAAATG GTTAAATTTGTCAGCAATCATGAAGCAGAAATCAAATTTGCGAAGACTCTCCTTGTCAAGGTTCTACTATCAG CTAATGACGTGGTTAAGGAAATCATTCACCCTGGGCAAAGGCGAGTCGGCGCTGCTATTGAAGCTCCTCCCGAATCAGAAGACACTTCAGAATCAGAAGATGGAGAGTGA
- the LOC140883907 gene encoding uncharacterized protein, which yields MKNGDDHIDKKRKINDHSSGLFETEEDTDNLLNLSLSLINPSTVSTPDPSPSLSPSPPLSPTFVPVHQSPVLNPQRIFYPRPAPFCQQFFSIPALGSPRQSPLPSAIYTQQTPPASSPVYQIQFATATLNPPILPLQPSSSPLPPQQLSQEPSGNGHGNPQPPRSRRNPTQLPRGGKSIEISPPYPWATNRRATVLSLRDLLSSQIHTIAGNVQCKRCERNYEMGFDLRQKSFEIFQYIIENKSQMYDRAPSAWMSPALPTCKYCGKENSVKPIISDKKKTVNWLFLLLGQMLGFCTLGQLKYFCKHTKNHRTGSKDRVLYLTYMGLCKQLDPNGPFDR from the coding sequence ATGAAGAATGGAGACGATCATATCGATAAGAAGAGAAAGATCAACGATCATAGCTCCGGCCTCTTCGAGACCGAAGAGGACACGGATAACCTGTTAAATCTTTCTTTGTCCCTTATTAACCCTTCCACCGTTTCGACGCCGGATCCGTCCCCGTCTCTGTCTCCGTCCCCGCCTCTATCTCCGACGTTTGTGCCGGTTCATCAAAGCCCAGTTCTCAACCCTCAAAGAATATTCTATCCCCGTCCAGCACCATTTTGTCAGCAATTCTTTTCGATCCCGGCCCTCGGCTCTCCACGACAGTCTCCGCTGCCGTCGGCGATTTATACACAGCAAACTCCGCCTGCATCGTCACCGGTTTATCAAATCCAATTCGCCACGGCAACCCTCAACCCTCCAATACTCCCTCTACAACCATCTTCATCTCCTCTGCCGCCACAGCAACTCTCTCAAGAACCTTCTGGAAACGGACATGGCAACCCACAGCCGCCACGCTCTAGGCGTAACCCTACCCAACTCCCACGAGGAGGAAAGAGCATCGAGATATCGCCGCCGTACCCTTGGGCAACGAACCGCCGTGCCACAGTGCTCAGCCTCCGAGACCTACTCTCCAGCCAGATCCACACCATAGCCGGCAACGTCCAATGCAAGAGATGCGAGAGAAACTACGAGATGGGGTTCGACTTGCGGCAGAAATCATTCGAAATCTTCCAATATATCATCGAAAACAAGAGCCAAATGTACGACCGAGCCCCTAGTGCTTGGATGAGTCCTGCATTGCCTACATGCAAATACTGTGGGAAAGAAAATAGCGTGAAACCTATCATTTCCGACAAGAAAAAGACAGTCAATTGGCTTTTCTTGCTTCTGGGCCAAATGCTGGGTTTCTGCACGTTAGGCCAACTCAAATATTTCTGCAAACACACCAAGAATCATCGTACAGGTTCTAAAGATCGAGTGCTCTATCTGACCTACATGGGATTGTGCAAACAGCTCGATCCCAACGGCCCTTTCGATCGATAA
- the LOC140883885 gene encoding uncharacterized protein, with translation MSTISFTPLSSAPAHGEKPPKFSGADFKHWQQKMLFYLTTLNLSRFLKEDPPVVIDGDSDTQRRTVVDAWNHNDFLCRNYILNGLDDTLYSVYSSVKTVKELWDSLEKKYKTEDAGIKKFVVGKFLDFKMVDSKTVMSQVQEIQIILHDLLAEGMEINEPFQVTSIIEKLSPMWNDFKNYLKHKHKELKFEDLIVRLHIEEDNRNTEVKSHKKMMETEAKANLTESSTSQKRKRSHDGKQKGKAKKFQ, from the coding sequence ATGTCTACCATTTCATTCACTCCGCTCTCTTCCGCCCCTGCACATGGAGAAAAGCCGCCTAAGTTTTCTGGTGCCGACTTCAAACATTGGCAGCAGAAAATGCTCTTCTACCTTACCACTTTGAATCTGTCTAGATTCCTGAAGGAGGATCCCCCTGTCGTCATTGATGGCGATTCTGACACCCAAAGGAGGACcgttgttgatgcatggaaccaCAACGATTTCCTATGCAGAAACTACATCCTGAATGGCCTTGATGACACTCTCTATAGTGTCTACTCCTCTGTCAAGACGGTCAAGGAACTCTGGGATTCCTTGGAGAAGAAATACAAAACTGAAGACGCCGGTATCAAGAAGTTTGTGGTTGGCAAATTTCTGGACTTCAAGATGGTAGACTCAAAAACTGTGATGAGTCAAGTGCAAGAGATACAAATCATCTTGCATGACTTATTGGCCGAAGGAatggaaatcaatgaaccattccaaGTCACGTCTATCATTGAGAAGTTGTCTCCGATGTGGAATGACTTCAAGAACTACCTTAAGCACAAACATAAGGAGTTAAAATTTGAAGACCTTATAGTGCGACTTCACATTGAGGAGGATAACAGAAATACCGAGGTCAAGTCACATAAAAAGATGATGGAAACCGAGGCCAAAGCAAATCTGACGGAGTCTAGTACGAGTCAAAAGAGGAAGCGCTCCCATGATGGAAAGCAAAAGGGGAAAGCAAAGAAATTCCAATAA
- the LOC140884029 gene encoding uncharacterized protein isoform X1 → MALTGFDSWVPSPFDVDLFQQSYRLDFDFIRLIMFLRWIESTVLDFGDEIQKVSSWVRSIRDPWLCLLWHITHFLISLWYFILGLANGIESCLISTGALTRYKACDISKVQNLAVVFDSKEALQTIKVLDLLRWLADNGVKNVCLYDREGVLKHFKEALLLLLESEKISKESTSKPLLEQKQMSLEVISFSDGKLAVTKAANFLLEKHYLSVSKEKHLTESDMNDALGAIGYGGSEPDLMLIYGPARCHLGFPAWRIRYTEIVYMGPVKSMKFGSLIKAIHRFTMLHQNYGT, encoded by the exons ATGGCGCTGACTGGCTTTGATTCATGGGTTCCTAGCCCGTTTGATGTTGATCTTTTTCAGCAATCGTATAGGCTGGATTTCGACTTCATTCGCCTCATTATGTTCTTACGCTGGATTGAATCAAC TGTATTGGATTTTGGAGATGAAATCCAGAAGGTTTCCTCGTGGGTCCGGTCG ATTCGTGATCCCTGGCTGTGTTTATTGTGGCACATCACACATTTTCTTATTAGTTTATGGTACTTTATACTGGGTTTGGCGAATGGCATCGAGAGTTGTCTCATCTCTACCGGCGCATTGACGAGGTACAAAGCTTGTGATATTAGTAAAGTTCAGAATCTGGCAGTTGTTTTTGACAGCAAAGAGGCTCTTCAGACAATCAAAGTTCTTGATCTATTGCGGTGGCTTGCAGACAATGGAGTGAAAAATGTATGTCTCTATGACAGGGAAG GAGTGCTGAAGCATTTCAAAGAAGCTCTCTTGTTATTGTTGGAAAGCGAAAAAATATCTAAG GAATCCACAAGCAAACCCCTTCTTGAGCAGAAACAAATGAGTTTGGAAGTGATTTCTTTTTCTGATGGGAAACTTGCAGTGACCAAAGCAGCTAACTTTCTGTTGGAGAAGCACTATTTGAGTGTTTCTAAAGAGAAGCATTTAACAGAGTCGGACATGAATGACGCTCTTGGAGCAATAG GTTATGGAGGCTCGGAACCTGATCTCATGTTGATTTATGGGCCTGCGAGATGCCACCTGGGGTTTCCGGCTTGGAGAATtcgttatactgagattgt GTACATGGGCCCAGTGAAGTCCATGAAATTCGGCTCCCTCATAAAAGCAATTCACAGGTTCACTATGCTGCATCAAAACTATG GTACATGA
- the LOC140881441 gene encoding arabinosyltransferase RRA3-like yields the protein MMKKDGGSQSSKGSRIAASVAAGVIAGCIFAFFFPNGFFLPSLPVSHLVAESNTQVIFSSCQSSERVNILKAEFVAASERNAELKKQIRNLKEKLQLAEQREDSAQKQVLVLGEQHKTGPFGSVKGLRTNPTVVPDESVNPSLAQILDKVAVNRELIVALANSNVKEELEIWFTSIKRVGIPNYLVVALDDEIASFCQSNDVPVYKRDNSKGDKDKGIESIAKTGGNHAVSGLKFRFLREFLQLGYSVLLSDIDIVYLQNPFKHLYRDSDVESMTDGHDNRTAYGYNDVFDEPKMGWARYAHTMRIWVYNSGFFYIRPTIPSIELLDRVTARLASENAWDQAVFNEELFFPSHPGYEGLHASKRTMDHLLFMNSKVLFKTIRKDSELNKIKPVIIHVNYHPDKLARMKAVVDHYVNRKQDALTPFPDGSE from the exons ATGATGAAGAAAGACGGCGGCTCCCAATCGTCGAAAGGGTCCAGAATCGCCGCCTCGGTGGCCGCCGGAGTTATCGCCGGTTGCATCTTCGCTTTCTTTTTTCCCAACGGATTCTTCCTCCCTTCGCTTCCCGTCAGCCACCTCGTCGCGGAATCTAACACGCAG GTTATTTTCTCTTCGTGTCAGTCTTCGGAACGCGTTAACATTTTGAAGGCAGAGTTTGTGGCTGCTTCAGAGAGGAACGCAGAGTTGAAAAAACAAATACGGAACTTGAAGGAGAAGCTTCAATTGGCTGAACAGAGGGAAGATAGTGCTCAGAAACAAGTGTTGGTTTTGGGCGAACAGCATAAAACTGGACCGTTTGGCAGCGTGAAAGGATTACGAACCAACCCAACTGTTGTTCCTGACGAGTCTGTGAACCCGAGTTTGGCCCAGATCTTGGACAAAGTTGCTGTAAATCGAGAGCTTATTGTCGCGCTTGCAAATTCCAATGTGAAGGAAGAGTTGGAAATTTGGTTCACTAGTATCAAGAGAGTGGGTATACCTAATTATCTAGTTGTTGCTCTGGATGATGAAATTGCCAGTTTCTGTCAGTCAAACGATGTCCCGGTGTATAAACGAGACAACAGTAAAGGAGACAAAGATAAAGGGATCGAATCCATTGCAAAAACTGGAGGAAACCATGCTGTTTCAGGACTGAAGTTTCGGTTCTTAAGGGAGTTCTTGCAGCTAGGATACAGCGTTCTTCTATCGGATATCGATATAGTCTACTTGCAAAATCCATTCAAACATCTTTACCGGGACTCGGACGTGGAGTCCATGACTGATGGTCACGACAACAGGACGGCTTATGGATACAACGACGTTTTTGACGAACCAAAAATGGGTTGGGCAAGATATGCTCACACGATGAGGATATGGGTGTACAATTCTGGGTTTTTTTACATCAGACCAACAATCCCATCAATAGAACTTTTAGATCGTGTGACTGCTCGTTTAGCTAGTGAGAATGCCTGGGACCAAGCCGTATTTAACGAGGAGCTTTTCTTTCCATCACATCCGGGATATGAGGGGCTTCATGCCTCGAAAAGAACAATGGATCACCTTCTCTTCATGAACAGCAAAGTTCTTTTCAAAACCATTCGAAAAGATTCTGAACTCAACAAGATTAAGCCTGTTATCATTCATGTCAACTATCATCCAGACAAGCTTGCGAGAATGAAGGCCGTTGTTGATCACTATGTGAACAGGAAGCAAGACGCCTTGACTCCGTTCCCCGATGGCTCAGAATGA